Proteins from one Ketobacter alkanivorans genomic window:
- a CDS encoding sensor histidine kinase: protein MLKRLAELVPAAFLAKTLALTATGLIVIACVYWELFSRSWPGQTVLALALLYPLLFLSAYLYLSIIYPLREATTYPHTQQHPLLLLLSVLNYLCVISLLHASIPSSHNPQVIIFLLALPSASTAGLLLWQSVSVMILSNLLAAWLLIPYVETSFFLQIASSQVLVYLLFSTLINEFRQKTVANINLAQLRATQRLLEAKVKQETTERIAHDLHDELGHLSTVISNNLNQYCHINQCNDPLLENAKQQTQKMSEQIRLISSTWQMPALDIKAALTELAANIPRPNVKVDIDGFDGLCSASNGETLYRCCQEIITNSIKHSNASTVHIMILKNPTQFSASIEDNGRGKTRLKLGNGLNGIRSRVIRVGGDINMELTPDGFRAQLTIPAT, encoded by the coding sequence ATGTTAAAGCGCCTTGCAGAACTGGTCCCTGCCGCCTTTCTTGCCAAGACACTGGCACTGACTGCCACCGGCCTGATCGTGATCGCCTGTGTATACTGGGAGCTATTCAGCCGCAGTTGGCCCGGTCAGACCGTTCTCGCACTGGCACTGCTCTATCCTCTGCTATTTCTTTCCGCCTATCTCTACCTCAGCATTATCTACCCCCTGCGAGAAGCCACAACCTATCCTCACACCCAACAACACCCGCTGCTGCTATTACTCAGCGTACTCAATTATCTATGTGTGATCAGCCTGCTGCATGCGAGTATCCCTTCCAGCCACAACCCACAGGTAATCATTTTTCTGCTGGCCTTACCCTCCGCATCAACCGCAGGGCTGTTATTATGGCAATCAGTCAGCGTAATGATTCTGTCCAATCTGCTGGCAGCCTGGCTGCTAATACCCTATGTAGAAACATCATTCTTTCTGCAAATTGCCAGCAGCCAGGTTTTGGTTTACCTATTATTCAGCACCCTTATTAATGAGTTTCGCCAGAAAACCGTTGCCAACATCAACCTCGCCCAACTTCGCGCCACGCAAAGATTGCTGGAAGCAAAAGTAAAACAAGAAACCACCGAACGTATCGCCCACGATCTGCATGACGAACTCGGACACCTTAGTACCGTCATCAGCAACAACCTTAACCAGTATTGTCACATCAACCAATGCAACGATCCTCTTCTGGAGAACGCAAAGCAGCAAACACAAAAAATGTCTGAGCAAATTCGCCTCATCTCAAGCACCTGGCAGATGCCTGCACTCGACATAAAAGCCGCGCTTACCGAATTGGCTGCCAACATTCCCCGCCCGAACGTGAAAGTCGACATAGATGGTTTCGATGGCTTATGCTCAGCCAGCAACGGAGAAACTCTGTATCGCTGCTGCCAGGAAATCATTACCAACAGCATAAAACACTCTAACGCAAGTACTGTACACATCATGATTCTAAAAAACCCGACCCAGTTCAGCGCCAGCATTGAAGACAATGGCCGCGGCAAAACCCGACTTAAACTGGGTAACGGATTAAACGGCATTCGCTCCCGAGTCATTCGCGTCGGCGGTGATATCAACATGGAACTCACCCCAGACGGGTTCCGGGCCCAACTGACGATTCCTGCCACATGA
- a CDS encoding response regulator transcription factor, whose amino-acid sequence MSCRILLIEDQELVRESLASLLNSTKLFRVTHTLECATSALALLQQNDAFDLILCDYHLKTDTAETLLRERRNLPDIPIVLLTSHFNAMVLQHCLSLGAKGFLFKESSIEEFVSALTTVANGGEYFSAPEAGTATPVTHHEQVNLQLTETELDILRWLATGMSNKQIAISTGKSAETVKSHIARILKKLNCSTRTQAVTKANHFKLLQ is encoded by the coding sequence ATGAGCTGCCGAATTCTACTGATTGAGGATCAGGAGCTGGTAAGAGAAAGCTTGGCATCGCTCCTTAACAGTACAAAACTGTTTCGGGTCACCCATACGCTGGAATGCGCCACCAGCGCGCTTGCATTGTTACAACAAAATGACGCCTTCGACCTCATACTCTGTGATTACCATCTAAAAACCGATACCGCCGAAACGCTACTAAGAGAACGGCGCAATCTACCTGACATCCCTATTGTATTATTGACCTCCCACTTCAACGCCATGGTGCTACAGCATTGCTTGTCTTTAGGAGCAAAAGGCTTTTTATTCAAAGAATCAAGCATTGAAGAGTTTGTAAGCGCGCTGACCACCGTTGCCAATGGCGGAGAATATTTTTCTGCTCCAGAAGCGGGTACAGCCACACCTGTCACCCATCACGAGCAGGTAAATCTTCAGCTCACCGAAACTGAGCTGGACATTCTGCGCTGGCTTGCAACAGGCATGAGCAACAAACAGATTGCAATCAGCACCGGGAAAAGTGCAGAAACCGTGAAATCTCACATCGCTCGGATATTAAAGAAACTGAACTGTAGCACCCGCACCCAAGCTGTCACTAAGGCAAACCATTTTAAATTACTGCAATAG
- a CDS encoding fatty acid cis/trans isomerase — protein MRRALLIGLVIIVSGCSTLALNLWDDLYGISDPTRFDHPLPSTTLSYQHDVKPILDQRCVVCHACYDAPCQLKLTAYEGIARGASTKYIYASSRLLATEPTRLFHDAQSTSDWRAQGFFPVLNERSNTAEANIKASVMAQLLLQKQAHPLPETDVLPPTFDFQLHRDQQCTNIENYSAYREDYPLWGMPYGLPALSQAEHNTLIKWLEAGSPYEPPAPISASLQDQIELWESFFNQDSLKAQLMSRYMFEHLYLAHLYFEDSSNPVFFELVRSHTPAPKPIDLISTRRPYDDPETERVYYRLRVHKETPVAKTHMPYRLDAVRMDKWRQWFLSDDYEVTSLPGYTLETASNPFITFQDIPSYARYRFMLEEAQYTIMSYIKGPVCRGQVALNVINDHFWVTFVHPKHQTAELSTTFLKENANLLKLPAKDSSSAGLLNWISYSRNEQKFVEAKTKYLNEHVDKQFKVTLDLLWDGDGENDNAALTIYRHFDSATVIKGLHGGKPQTAWVISYPLLERIHYLLVAGFDVFGNVGHQLNTRIYMDFLRMEGEFHFLTLLPKEARQPVRNHWYRGSTDTVKDYIYDYAKAYHGDTSIVYTSQDPLQELYIKLQDKLAPVLNTDHSPARGFEAGPIRALLSDLDNISGIPASLLPQTSVLALHDKNGRTEYYTLLSNSAFTNISHLLGDQDRRLPQEDTVVVAYGLVGSYPNVLLSVETDQLAAFVNSVSTLENDADYVELLDEYAVRRSSPRFWRFSDELHQAYQQANPISFGYLDYNRLDNR, from the coding sequence ATGCGACGTGCCTTGCTAATCGGGCTGGTCATCATCGTGTCCGGCTGTTCCACCCTTGCACTGAACCTGTGGGATGACCTATACGGAATCAGTGATCCAACCCGCTTCGACCATCCCCTGCCATCAACAACTCTCAGCTATCAGCATGACGTCAAGCCAATACTGGATCAACGCTGCGTGGTTTGTCATGCCTGCTATGACGCTCCCTGCCAACTGAAACTGACCGCTTATGAAGGGATTGCACGAGGGGCCAGTACAAAATACATCTATGCCAGCTCCCGCTTACTGGCCACAGAACCAACACGCTTGTTTCATGATGCACAATCCACCAGCGATTGGCGCGCCCAAGGCTTTTTTCCTGTGTTGAATGAGCGCAGTAATACAGCAGAAGCCAATATCAAAGCCAGCGTCATGGCACAACTGCTGCTGCAGAAACAAGCACACCCTCTGCCTGAAACGGACGTGCTACCACCAACATTCGATTTTCAGCTCCACCGGGACCAGCAATGCACCAACATTGAAAATTACAGCGCCTACCGTGAAGACTACCCTCTGTGGGGCATGCCCTATGGTTTACCTGCACTCAGCCAAGCGGAACATAACACGCTAATCAAATGGCTTGAAGCTGGTTCACCGTACGAACCGCCAGCGCCGATCTCAGCTTCGCTACAAGATCAGATCGAACTGTGGGAATCCTTTTTCAATCAGGACTCGCTTAAGGCTCAACTTATGAGCCGCTACATGTTTGAACATCTGTATCTCGCGCACCTGTATTTCGAAGACAGCAGCAACCCGGTATTTTTTGAGCTGGTACGCTCTCACACCCCGGCGCCTAAACCCATAGACCTCATCAGCACTCGTCGACCTTATGACGATCCGGAGACCGAGCGGGTTTACTATCGTTTGCGGGTTCACAAAGAAACACCCGTCGCCAAAACCCACATGCCCTACCGGCTGGATGCGGTACGGATGGACAAGTGGCGTCAGTGGTTTCTGTCAGACGATTACGAAGTCACCTCGCTTCCGGGCTATACGCTTGAAACAGCATCAAACCCATTCATTACCTTTCAGGACATTCCCAGCTACGCCCGCTACCGCTTCATGCTCGAGGAAGCACAGTACACCATCATGAGTTACATCAAGGGGCCTGTGTGCCGTGGTCAAGTCGCACTCAATGTGATCAATGATCATTTTTGGGTTACCTTCGTCCACCCCAAACATCAAACCGCAGAGCTGAGCACGACTTTTTTAAAGGAAAATGCAAACCTGCTCAAACTGCCGGCCAAAGATTCCAGCAGCGCAGGCCTGCTGAACTGGATCAGCTACAGTCGAAATGAACAGAAGTTCGTCGAGGCGAAAACCAAATACCTCAATGAACACGTCGATAAGCAATTCAAAGTGACTTTGGATCTACTCTGGGATGGAGATGGCGAGAATGACAACGCCGCGCTCACCATTTACCGACATTTCGATAGCGCCACGGTCATCAAAGGCCTCCACGGTGGCAAACCCCAAACAGCTTGGGTAATCAGCTACCCATTACTCGAACGCATTCACTATCTACTGGTGGCAGGCTTTGATGTCTTCGGCAACGTAGGTCACCAACTCAACACCCGTATTTATATGGATTTCCTGCGCATGGAAGGCGAATTCCACTTTTTGACACTGCTGCCAAAGGAGGCAAGACAGCCCGTCCGCAATCATTGGTATCGAGGCTCGACAGATACCGTGAAGGATTATATTTACGACTACGCCAAGGCCTATCATGGTGATACGTCTATTGTTTACACCAGCCAAGATCCGCTGCAGGAGCTGTATATCAAGCTGCAAGATAAACTCGCGCCAGTACTTAACACCGATCACAGCCCCGCCCGTGGCTTCGAAGCAGGCCCCATACGCGCCCTGCTTTCTGATCTGGATAACATCTCAGGTATTCCAGCGTCACTTCTACCACAAACATCGGTATTGGCATTGCACGACAAAAATGGACGCACCGAATACTACACACTGCTAAGCAACTCCGCCTTCACCAATATCTCGCACCTATTGGGGGATCAAGATCGGCGCTTACCGCAAGAAGATACTGTTGTCGTTGCCTATGGCTTGGTTGGTTCTTACCCCAATGTATTACTGTCTGTTGAGACAGATCAGCTGGCTGCTTTCGTTAACAGCGTTTCAACCCTGGAAAATGACGCCGACTATGTCGAACTGCTAGACGAGTACGCCGTTCGACGCAGTTCCCCCAGGTTCTGGCGGTTCAGCGATGAACTACATCAGGCTTATCAACAGGCGAACCCCATCTCATTCGGTTACTTGGACTACAACCGCCTTGATAACCGCTAA
- a CDS encoding START domain-containing protein: protein MPLQKMSSFRALVASSALLFSSVTLANDWQLDMDENGIQLYTKESQSSPLKQVKVVTNVKASLSSLVSFLSDHSAFPEWMDKVAKVEKLKDISEKESITYTVVDAPWPERDRDSVLYSRWEQNPETLVVTKKVFSEPQYLNKDSSMIRSPSFEAEWVLTPKSGGMVEVAYTSDYDPGGDVQGWLLDMFTYEMPYNTIKNLKASALGKYEGAKFAFIKEPVGGKVAMTQ, encoded by the coding sequence ATGCCATTGCAAAAAATGAGTAGCTTCAGAGCACTGGTTGCGTCTTCAGCTTTGCTTTTTTCAAGTGTGACGCTCGCCAATGATTGGCAGTTGGACATGGATGAAAACGGGATTCAGCTCTATACCAAAGAATCTCAAAGCAGCCCCCTCAAACAAGTGAAAGTGGTCACCAATGTGAAGGCCAGTCTTTCCAGTTTGGTGTCTTTCCTGTCTGATCACTCTGCTTTTCCCGAGTGGATGGACAAGGTCGCGAAGGTTGAGAAACTGAAAGACATCAGTGAAAAAGAAAGCATCACCTATACAGTAGTAGATGCACCTTGGCCTGAAAGAGATCGCGACAGCGTACTGTATTCACGTTGGGAACAGAATCCTGAAACCTTAGTGGTTACCAAAAAGGTGTTTTCAGAACCACAGTATTTGAACAAAGATAGCAGCATGATCCGCAGCCCCAGCTTTGAGGCAGAGTGGGTGCTCACGCCAAAAAGTGGTGGCATGGTAGAAGTGGCATACACTTCTGACTATGATCCGGGTGGTGATGTTCAGGGCTGGTTGTTGGATATGTTCACCTATGAGATGCCCTACAACACCATTAAAAATTTAAAAGCGTCGGCCTTGGGCAAATACGAAGGTGCTAAATTTGCATTTATCAAAGAGCCCGTTGGTGGCAAGGTTGCGATGACACAATAG
- the pnp gene encoding polyribonucleotide nucleotidyltransferase → MFKVVKKEFQFGDQTFVLETGKVARQATGAVVVSTESCSVLVTVVARKEAAPGVDFFPLTVNYQEKFYAAGRIPGGFMKREGRPTEKETLTCRLIDRPIRPLFPEGFTNEVQVIATVMSTDKQTDPDIAALIGTSAALAIAGIPFMGPIGAARVGYTDGMYMINPTYKQLETSQLDLVVAGTDEAVLMVESEAQELTEDQMLGAVLFGHMEMQKAITAIKEFAAEVATPSWDWKAPEENVSLTQAVKSVVGEKLVEAYQIHDKQERYTRVGELRNDAVAALCKPEDESAPTEREVKDTFHDLEYVTVRENILSGKPRIDGRDQKTVRPISVEVGVLPRTHGSALFTRGETQAIVAATLGSLRDSQNIDAIEGMKTDPFMLHYNFPPFCVGEISFQLGPKRREIGHGRLARRGVQAMLPDSADFPYAMRVVSEITESNGSSSMASVCGTSLALMDAGVPIKAPVAGIAMGLVKEGERFAILSDILGDEDHLGDMDFKVAGTDNGITALQMDIKITGITEEIMETALNQAREGRLHILGEMNKVLAAPRGTLSSDAPVYLTIKIHPDKIRDVIGKGGAMIRSICEESGAEIDIQDDGQVRIYGQNQAAAEKALSMVEGITAEAEVGKLYTGKVQKIVDFGAFVNIFPGTDGLVHISQIAEDRVNNVSDYLQEGQEVTVKVLDVDNRGRIKLSIKEALADQAADGSAE, encoded by the coding sequence ATGTTTAAAGTGGTTAAAAAAGAATTTCAATTTGGTGATCAGACGTTTGTATTGGAAACAGGAAAAGTTGCCCGTCAGGCAACCGGCGCTGTCGTTGTTTCCACTGAATCTTGCTCCGTGCTGGTCACAGTCGTTGCCCGAAAAGAAGCTGCACCGGGAGTCGATTTCTTCCCGCTGACAGTAAACTATCAGGAAAAATTCTATGCTGCTGGCCGTATACCCGGCGGCTTTATGAAGCGTGAAGGTCGTCCTACTGAAAAGGAAACCTTAACCTGTCGTTTGATTGATCGTCCTATTCGTCCACTGTTCCCCGAAGGCTTTACTAACGAAGTTCAGGTAATTGCTACGGTAATGTCTACTGACAAGCAGACTGATCCCGATATTGCTGCGTTGATTGGTACTTCTGCTGCTTTGGCGATCGCCGGCATTCCTTTCATGGGGCCGATAGGTGCTGCCCGTGTCGGTTATACCGATGGTATGTACATGATCAACCCAACCTATAAGCAGTTGGAAACATCGCAACTGGATCTGGTTGTGGCAGGAACCGACGAAGCCGTGTTGATGGTTGAATCCGAAGCGCAAGAGCTGACCGAAGATCAAATGCTGGGTGCCGTTCTGTTCGGTCACATGGAAATGCAGAAGGCGATTACCGCCATTAAGGAATTTGCCGCTGAAGTGGCGACGCCTTCATGGGATTGGAAAGCGCCTGAAGAAAATGTAAGCCTGACTCAGGCTGTTAAGTCTGTGGTTGGCGAGAAGCTGGTAGAGGCGTACCAGATACACGATAAGCAGGAACGCTACACACGTGTTGGCGAGTTGCGTAACGATGCCGTTGCTGCCCTGTGCAAACCAGAAGACGAAAGTGCTCCTACGGAACGTGAAGTCAAAGACACATTCCATGACTTGGAATACGTGACTGTTCGGGAAAATATCCTGTCAGGTAAGCCACGTATTGATGGTCGCGATCAGAAAACCGTTCGTCCAATCAGTGTGGAAGTGGGTGTGTTGCCTAGAACCCACGGTTCGGCATTGTTCACCCGTGGTGAAACTCAAGCCATCGTAGCTGCTACATTAGGCAGCTTGCGTGATTCGCAGAACATCGATGCGATTGAAGGTATGAAAACTGATCCTTTCATGCTGCATTACAATTTCCCTCCTTTCTGCGTAGGCGAAATCAGCTTCCAGCTTGGCCCCAAGCGTCGAGAGATCGGGCATGGTCGCCTGGCTCGCCGTGGTGTTCAGGCTATGTTGCCTGACAGTGCAGATTTCCCTTATGCGATGCGTGTTGTATCTGAAATTACTGAGTCCAACGGTTCTTCTTCCATGGCCTCGGTTTGCGGCACCAGCCTTGCGCTGATGGATGCTGGTGTTCCGATCAAGGCACCGGTTGCTGGTATTGCCATGGGCTTGGTGAAAGAAGGCGAGCGTTTCGCAATTCTGTCCGACATCCTGGGTGATGAAGATCATCTGGGCGACATGGACTTCAAGGTGGCCGGTACAGACAATGGTATCACTGCATTGCAGATGGATATCAAGATCACCGGTATTACCGAAGAGATCATGGAAACGGCATTGAATCAGGCGCGTGAAGGCCGTTTGCACATATTGGGCGAGATGAACAAGGTTCTGGCTGCTCCACGCGGCACCTTGTCGTCAGATGCTCCTGTTTACCTTACCATTAAGATCCATCCGGACAAAATTCGTGATGTCATCGGTAAGGGCGGCGCGATGATTCGCAGTATTTGTGAAGAGTCCGGCGCAGAAATCGACATCCAGGATGATGGCCAGGTTCGTATATACGGCCAGAATCAGGCAGCTGCGGAAAAGGCGTTGTCTATGGTTGAAGGTATTACCGCAGAGGCTGAAGTTGGCAAGCTGTACACCGGTAAGGTGCAGAAGATTGTTGATTTTGGAGCTTTCGTTAACATTTTCCCTGGTACTGACGGCTTGGTTCATATTTCTCAAATTGCTGAGGATCGTGTGAACAACGTAAGTGATTACTTGCAGGAAGGTCAGGAAGTAACCGTAAAAGTGTTGGATGTGGACAATCGTGGCCGCATCAAGCTCAGTATTAAAGAAGCGTTGGCCGATCAGGCCGCAGACGGTTCTGCTGAGTAA
- the rpsO gene encoding 30S ribosomal protein S15 encodes MSLSAEQKAQVVADHQRGQGDTGSPEVQVALLTAQINQLQGHFKAHNKDHHSRRGLIRMVNQRRKLLDYLKRKDLDRYTSLIGKLGLRR; translated from the coding sequence ATGTCATTAAGTGCTGAACAAAAAGCTCAAGTTGTTGCTGATCATCAACGTGGTCAAGGCGATACCGGTTCCCCAGAAGTGCAGGTTGCCCTGCTGACTGCTCAGATCAATCAGCTGCAAGGTCACTTCAAAGCGCATAACAAGGATCACCACTCACGCCGTGGCCTGATCCGCATGGTTAACCAGCGTCGTAAGTTGCTGGACTACCTGAAGCGCAAGGATCTGGATCGTTATACTTCACTGATCGGCAAGCTGGGTCTGCGTCGTTAA
- the truB gene encoding tRNA pseudouridine(55) synthase TruB produces MAKRRNRGRAIDGVLVLDKPPGCTSNEILQRIKRMYGAAKAGHTGSLDPLATGVLPLCFGEATKFSQFLLDADKAYVVKAKWGERTDTSDADGEVVERCSTDGLTQAALLPVLEQFTGEIEQIPSMYSALKHNGQPLYKLARQGVEVERPARKVRIHSLELLEFDATHFSLAVSCSKGTYVRNLVEDIAAAMGNLAHVVELRRTQAGPYTLEQAVTVETLSQVLDSGGHKALDELLLPLGTSADHWPELELSESTAFYLRNGNPVQIPGAPVEGWVKMIGPNQEFIGVGEVLDDGKVAPRRLISNSN; encoded by the coding sequence TTGGCAAAACGACGAAATCGAGGCCGGGCCATTGATGGCGTATTGGTGCTGGATAAGCCACCTGGCTGTACCTCCAATGAAATCCTGCAACGGATCAAGCGTATGTACGGTGCCGCTAAAGCAGGGCATACCGGCAGCCTTGATCCATTAGCGACTGGTGTATTACCGCTGTGTTTTGGTGAGGCGACCAAGTTTTCCCAGTTTCTTCTGGATGCAGACAAAGCCTATGTTGTGAAAGCAAAGTGGGGCGAACGCACAGATACCTCTGATGCTGATGGCGAAGTGGTAGAGCGCTGTTCTACCGATGGCTTGACCCAGGCAGCTTTGCTGCCGGTGTTGGAACAGTTTACCGGGGAGATCGAACAGATCCCTTCTATGTATTCAGCCCTCAAGCATAATGGTCAACCACTGTACAAATTGGCTCGTCAAGGTGTAGAAGTGGAGCGACCTGCCCGCAAGGTACGCATTCATAGTCTAGAATTGCTGGAGTTTGATGCGACCCATTTCAGTCTGGCGGTTTCGTGCAGCAAAGGTACCTATGTACGTAATCTTGTGGAAGATATTGCTGCCGCTATGGGTAACCTGGCGCATGTGGTAGAATTGCGCCGCACACAAGCTGGGCCTTATACGCTGGAGCAGGCTGTTACTGTGGAAACACTGTCGCAAGTCCTTGATTCTGGTGGACATAAGGCACTGGATGAGCTGCTTCTGCCTTTGGGTACCAGTGCTGATCACTGGCCGGAGCTGGAGCTGTCGGAATCCACCGCGTTTTACCTGCGTAATGGTAATCCCGTGCAAATACCGGGTGCCCCTGTAGAGGGCTGGGTCAAGATGATTGGCCCCAATCAAGAGTTTATTGGCGTTGGCGAGGTGCTGGACGATGGGAAAGTGGCTCCCCGACGCTTAATAAGTAACAGCAATTAG
- the rbfA gene encoding 30S ribosome-binding factor RbfA: MALRHSARGYKRTDRIADQIQRDLAMLLQREIKDPRVGMVTINSVNVSKDLAYADVYVTFMGIDGDQNVQESLEVLDHAAGFLRSLLAKSIQLRVMPRLRFHYDHTIVDGPRMSRLIDQAVAKDKARHGDDEPGESVGE, encoded by the coding sequence TTGGCATTGCGTCACAGTGCTCGGGGTTACAAACGTACTGATCGAATAGCTGACCAGATCCAGCGTGATCTGGCCATGCTATTGCAGCGGGAGATCAAGGATCCTCGGGTTGGTATGGTGACTATTAACAGTGTGAACGTTAGTAAAGATCTGGCGTACGCCGATGTTTATGTCACGTTTATGGGCATAGATGGAGATCAAAACGTGCAGGAATCCCTCGAGGTGCTGGATCATGCCGCTGGTTTCCTGCGCAGTCTTTTGGCCAAAAGTATTCAGTTGCGCGTTATGCCTCGCTTACGTTTTCACTATGACCACACCATCGTGGATGGTCCTCGAATGTCACGTCTTATTGATCAAGCCGTTGCGAAAGATAAAGCCCGGCATGGTGATGATGAGCCTGGCGAATCGGTCGGAGAATAA